The Macrococcoides canis genome has a window encoding:
- a CDS encoding TIGR04104 family putative zinc finger protein, with protein sequence MNRCKKCNYPYQYEDMFKASWQLIAPVKAPCPKCGQIHYLSQKQITKIYAYIFVVNLLIMCTVNLFHLHSYVLLTIYMLSLIALLIYLPLLNKITEYPDSSLRRQKIRNGS encoded by the coding sequence TTGAATCGATGTAAGAAGTGCAATTATCCATATCAGTATGAGGATATGTTTAAAGCATCATGGCAGCTAATTGCTCCTGTTAAAGCCCCTTGTCCGAAGTGTGGACAAATTCATTATTTATCGCAGAAACAAATTACGAAGATTTATGCGTATATCTTTGTCGTTAATTTATTGATTATGTGTACCGTGAATCTATTTCATCTGCATTCATATGTATTGCTCACAATATATATGCTATCACTGATTGCATTGCTGATTTATCTTCCGTTATTAAATAAGATCACGGAATATCCTGATAGTTCATTGAGACGTCAAAAAATAAGGAACGGGTCATAG
- a CDS encoding ArsR/SmtB family transcription factor, producing the protein MGNDVCDVYLFDEHKVVRVKANMEVVDLAPMLSIYKALADKNRLSICYSLLLEEKLCVCDLANIIGATVATTSHHLRYLLKAHIVNVEKQGKNAFYELKDDHIKTLIRTALAHGDEENVE; encoded by the coding sequence ATGGGTAATGATGTGTGTGATGTTTACTTATTTGATGAGCATAAAGTAGTACGTGTTAAAGCAAATATGGAGGTTGTAGATTTAGCGCCGATGCTTTCAATCTATAAGGCGTTAGCGGATAAGAATCGTCTGTCAATCTGCTATAGTTTGCTGCTTGAAGAGAAATTATGTGTGTGCGATCTGGCGAACATTATCGGTGCGACGGTGGCTACAACGAGCCATCATCTCAGATATTTGCTTAAAGCGCATATTGTAAATGTTGAAAAGCAAGGTAAGAATGCATTTTATGAACTTAAAGATGATCATATTAAGACGTTGATAAGAACAGCGTTAGCCCATGGAGATGAGGAAAATGTCGAATAA
- a CDS encoding metallophosphoesterase family protein, giving the protein MNYFIVGDVHGCFFTLKKIMKHWKKGEEQLIFVGDYINKGCNSRDVVYYIRKLCNMYPDTVCIKGNHEYKMVQYMMQHTPKSEMKENYRRTLSHYPVKKFDSDIEWMHSLPLYYENDVLYVTHAGVNWLNFRKFSTESSWCVLRYRGKLKNMHKLQVIGHTPTESGKPEYDKKRNILNIDTGAGNYEHLCAVRINKHGKLVDSYLEKVVEEDKY; this is encoded by the coding sequence ATGAATTATTTTATTGTTGGAGATGTACATGGCTGTTTCTTTACATTGAAGAAAATCATGAAGCATTGGAAAAAAGGCGAAGAACAACTCATCTTTGTCGGAGATTATATTAATAAAGGCTGTAATTCGAGAGATGTGGTCTACTATATTAGAAAGCTATGCAATATGTATCCGGATACAGTATGTATTAAAGGGAACCATGAATATAAGATGGTACAGTATATGATGCAGCATACACCGAAGTCAGAGATGAAAGAAAACTACAGAAGGACGTTATCGCATTATCCCGTAAAGAAATTCGACAGCGATATTGAATGGATGCATAGTTTACCACTTTATTATGAAAATGATGTACTCTATGTGACACATGCAGGTGTGAACTGGCTGAACTTTAGAAAGTTTAGTACGGAAAGCAGCTGGTGTGTATTACGCTATCGTGGAAAGCTGAAGAATATGCATAAGCTGCAAGTGATAGGACATACCCCGACTGAAAGCGGTAAGCCGGAGTATGATAAGAAACGTAATATATTAAACATCGATACAGGTGCAGGGAACTATGAGCACCTATGTGCAGTACGTATTAATAAACACGGTAAACTCGTAGACAGTTATTTGGAGAAAGTAGTCGAAGAGGATAAATATTAA
- a CDS encoding SLC13 family permease, translated as MIMRKSIVASSYLQFFSKKNQTPGYTKVQLIGLILGPLLFLLFNFLIQLEGLTPAARFVLASTLWIATWWITEPIPIPVTSLLPLVLFPMGQIMDSNKVAANYGNDIIFLFMGGFILAIAMEKWNLHTRLALNIINKIGTTTSKIVLGFMMATGVMSMFVSNTAAVMIMIPIGLALIKEAEVLSQNNVSESLQKFEKTLVLAIGYAGTIGGMGTLIGTPPLILLAGQMKAIFGYEVSFGQWMLVGIPSVIVLLLITWAYLNYVAFKTDMTELPGGQAVIERELKKLGKITREEIIILCIFLLAAFLWIIRGFVFVNIPALKMIQDGSIAMFISILLFLIPTKRQQGRIIDWSIAKEIPWGVLLLFGGGLALANAITTSKLDAWLSDQLILLKGLPIILIIAITALFVLFLTEITSNTATATMILPLLAALAISIDVHPLALMVPAAMGANCAFMLPVGTPPNAIVFGTGKVTIREMASAGFWLNLISCVIIVIAVMVLLPIVFGIDISPFPAALK; from the coding sequence ATGATTATGAGAAAAAGTATCGTAGCTTCGAGCTATCTGCAATTCTTCTCTAAGAAGAATCAAACACCAGGGTATACGAAAGTTCAACTTATCGGTTTAATTCTCGGTCCATTGTTATTCCTCTTATTTAATTTTCTTATCCAGTTAGAAGGTTTAACGCCTGCTGCACGCTTTGTTCTTGCATCAACACTGTGGATCGCAACGTGGTGGATTACTGAACCGATTCCAATTCCAGTCACTTCACTTTTACCACTTGTCTTGTTTCCAATGGGACAGATTATGGACAGTAACAAAGTTGCCGCAAACTATGGCAATGATATCATCTTCTTATTCATGGGAGGTTTTATCTTAGCGATTGCTATGGAGAAATGGAATCTGCATACAAGGCTCGCGCTGAATATTATCAATAAAATCGGGACGACAACGTCTAAAATCGTACTTGGCTTTATGATGGCAACCGGTGTAATGAGTATGTTCGTCTCTAACACAGCAGCGGTTATGATCATGATACCGATTGGACTGGCATTGATCAAAGAAGCTGAAGTACTCAGTCAGAATAATGTATCAGAGTCATTACAGAAGTTCGAGAAGACACTTGTGCTCGCAATCGGCTATGCTGGTACGATAGGAGGCATGGGAACATTGATCGGCACACCGCCACTTATTTTGCTTGCAGGTCAGATGAAAGCAATATTCGGATACGAAGTCAGCTTCGGTCAATGGATGCTCGTTGGTATCCCTTCAGTTATCGTCCTGTTATTAATTACGTGGGCATATTTAAACTATGTGGCGTTTAAGACAGATATGACAGAATTACCAGGTGGTCAGGCTGTCATTGAACGCGAGCTGAAAAAGTTAGGTAAGATTACGCGAGAAGAAATTATCATCTTATGTATCTTCTTACTTGCAGCATTCCTATGGATTATCAGAGGGTTTGTGTTCGTGAATATTCCTGCCCTTAAAATGATCCAGGATGGATCAATTGCAATGTTCATCTCGATATTATTATTCTTAATTCCGACGAAACGTCAACAAGGCCGTATCATTGACTGGTCAATTGCAAAGGAGATTCCATGGGGCGTACTGCTATTATTTGGTGGAGGATTAGCGCTGGCGAATGCAATTACAACAAGTAAACTTGATGCTTGGCTAAGCGACCAGCTGATCTTGTTAAAAGGATTACCGATTATCCTGATTATCGCAATTACCGCTTTATTCGTACTGTTCTTGACAGAGATTACCTCAAACACAGCAACTGCAACAATGATTCTGCCATTACTTGCTGCACTTGCGATATCAATAGATGTACATCCACTTGCATTAATGGTACCTGCTGCGATGGGTGCGAACTGTGCATTTATGTTACCAGTAGGTACACCACCAAATGCCATCGTATTCGGTACAGGAAAGGTCACAATCCGAGAGATGGCAAGTGCAGGATTCTGGCTAAACTTAATCAGCTGCGTGATCATCGTTATCGCTGTAATGGTATTACTACCAATCGTCTTCGGCATCGATATTTCACCATTTCCAGCTGCACTAAAATAA